The following coding sequences lie in one Phycicoccus duodecadis genomic window:
- a CDS encoding MFS transporter encodes MPSATTGFQDAVPRPQGDAPRSRPSPTPRVAPGRILLIACFGAFLAFLDATVVNVAFPSIRATFPTVRISELSWVLNAYNIVFAAFLIVFGRLTDLLGRRRSFVGGALVFTLASVLCGVAPSVDLLVAARVLQALGAAALVPASLALVVAAFPAERRAHAIGLWGASAAVAAGLGPPIGGALTEYWGWRWAFLVNLPFGLVALWLARRHLIESRAPGRRLVPDLLGATTLAAAIGLLNLGIIQGSDWGWLSVGVLGSFVGALVLFGVFGLSSRRHRSPLVPAALLRVRSFSVGSVASVLAGFGFYAYLLTNVLWLQYVWGYAVLQAGLALVPGAVVAAVVASRLGPLAQRLGYRWFVVPGALVWAGAYLWYHQRVGLQPAFWAEWMPGQLLSGIGVGATLPLLGSASLSQVPGGRYATASAISSAARQVGGVLGIAVLVVVIGNPTPATAVAAFRDGWLLSVAAFVAVALLSLPLGRLRPALEQEAGDDDRPPALHLPDAPPSWRLRSTSPSAESTDLGAVPLVAALPASARQRLEEASRLVEVLAGEDLVREGDPPGSLYVVRRGRLEILVGPRVVREVGPGEVLGELALLTGESRSATVRARRDSTVLELPRDAVEGVLASDASVSRHLLGQVAERLRTAAPGPTSPPPERPTVIAVVAAHRAAPAAEVAEALTARLRHHLDVVLLGPVGPDGLARAEVAHDRVVLVAPDGPGETGEERGGAAWRDFCVRQADVVVLVADAHAPAATEHTSVGGRRPEVVLVGGGVTAAHRAEWVRATDAWRLTSAEGDLALGVRALADRLAGRSLGLVLGAGGARAFSHIGVIRELEEAGLHVDRVAGSSLGAIVAAVYASGADGRTLEDLCFEEFVRRRPFGDWRAPIASVSKGSRVRQAVERVLGADEVLEGLPRQLRMVSVDLTSRRRQVHDRGNIVDATLASCRLPVLWAPIPTDDGRLLVDGSVLDALPTDLLVQRDEGPVVAVAIGTGGTRSRPGRPPVPALGDTLMRTMMIGSGGAVEAARQQGAWVLGPSSMGVGLLEFHQLDRMVEAGRAAARLLLERTGGDLSAPLDPSSDGELPAA; translated from the coding sequence GTGCCGAGCGCGACGACGGGCTTCCAGGACGCTGTTCCACGCCCGCAGGGCGACGCTCCCCGCTCCCGGCCGTCGCCCACGCCCCGGGTCGCGCCCGGCCGGATCCTGCTGATCGCGTGCTTCGGGGCCTTCCTGGCCTTCCTGGACGCCACCGTCGTCAACGTGGCGTTCCCCTCGATCCGCGCCACCTTCCCGACGGTCCGGATCAGCGAGCTGTCCTGGGTCCTGAACGCCTACAACATCGTCTTCGCCGCCTTCCTCATCGTCTTCGGTCGCCTCACGGACCTCCTGGGTCGCCGACGGTCCTTCGTCGGTGGGGCCCTCGTCTTCACCCTCGCCTCGGTGCTGTGCGGGGTCGCCCCCTCCGTCGACCTGCTGGTCGCCGCGCGCGTCCTCCAGGCGCTCGGCGCCGCCGCGCTGGTGCCGGCCTCCCTGGCCCTGGTCGTCGCGGCCTTCCCCGCCGAGCGGCGCGCCCACGCCATCGGCCTCTGGGGTGCCTCCGCCGCGGTGGCCGCGGGCCTCGGGCCTCCCATCGGCGGGGCGCTGACCGAGTACTGGGGGTGGCGCTGGGCCTTCTTGGTCAACCTGCCCTTCGGCCTGGTGGCCCTGTGGCTGGCGCGCCGCCACCTGATCGAGAGCCGGGCGCCCGGGCGGCGACTCGTCCCGGACCTGCTCGGCGCGACCACCCTCGCCGCCGCCATCGGGCTGCTCAACCTGGGCATCATCCAGGGGTCGGACTGGGGCTGGCTGAGCGTGGGCGTCCTCGGGTCGTTCGTCGGCGCGCTGGTGCTCTTCGGGGTGTTCGGCCTCAGCTCCCGCCGGCATCGCTCGCCGCTGGTCCCCGCGGCGCTGCTGCGGGTCCGCTCCTTCAGCGTCGGGTCCGTCGCCTCGGTGCTCGCGGGCTTCGGCTTCTACGCCTACCTGCTGACCAACGTGCTGTGGCTGCAGTACGTCTGGGGCTACGCGGTGCTGCAGGCGGGGTTGGCGCTGGTGCCGGGCGCCGTGGTCGCGGCCGTCGTGGCGTCCCGTCTGGGACCGCTCGCGCAGCGGCTCGGCTACCGCTGGTTCGTCGTGCCCGGCGCGCTCGTGTGGGCCGGCGCCTACCTCTGGTACCACCAGCGGGTCGGCCTGCAACCGGCGTTCTGGGCCGAGTGGATGCCGGGCCAGCTGCTCAGCGGCATCGGGGTGGGAGCGACCCTCCCGCTGCTCGGCAGTGCCTCGCTGTCCCAGGTCCCGGGCGGTCGGTACGCCACGGCGTCGGCCATCAGCTCGGCCGCGCGGCAGGTGGGCGGGGTGCTGGGCATCGCGGTCCTCGTGGTCGTCATCGGCAACCCGACCCCGGCGACCGCGGTGGCGGCCTTCCGTGACGGCTGGCTCCTCTCCGTGGCGGCCTTCGTGGCCGTCGCGCTCCTGTCCCTCCCCCTCGGCCGGCTGCGCCCGGCCCTGGAGCAGGAGGCGGGCGACGATGACCGACCGCCCGCTCTGCACCTCCCGGACGCCCCGCCGTCGTGGAGGCTCCGGTCCACGTCCCCGTCGGCGGAGTCGACCGACCTGGGGGCGGTACCTCTGGTCGCCGCCCTGCCCGCCTCCGCACGACAGCGCCTCGAGGAGGCCTCCCGCCTGGTCGAGGTCCTCGCCGGCGAGGACCTCGTCCGCGAGGGTGACCCGCCCGGGTCCTTGTACGTCGTGCGTCGGGGCCGGCTCGAGATCCTGGTCGGGCCGCGCGTCGTGCGCGAGGTAGGACCGGGGGAGGTGCTGGGCGAGCTGGCCCTGCTGACGGGCGAGTCACGCTCGGCCACCGTCCGGGCCCGTCGCGACAGCACCGTCCTGGAGCTGCCGCGTGACGCGGTCGAGGGCGTGCTGGCCTCCGATGCGTCGGTCTCCAGGCACCTGCTCGGGCAGGTCGCGGAACGGCTACGGACCGCGGCCCCGGGGCCGACGTCACCGCCGCCGGAGCGTCCGACGGTCATCGCGGTGGTCGCGGCGCACCGCGCGGCCCCGGCGGCCGAGGTGGCGGAGGCCCTGACGGCCCGGCTGCGACACCACCTGGACGTGGTGCTGCTGGGACCGGTCGGTCCCGACGGGCTGGCTCGCGCGGAGGTGGCTCACGACCGCGTGGTGCTCGTCGCGCCCGACGGACCCGGGGAGACGGGCGAGGAGCGGGGCGGAGCGGCCTGGCGCGACTTCTGCGTCCGGCAGGCCGACGTCGTGGTGCTGGTGGCCGACGCGCACGCCCCGGCGGCCACGGAGCACACCTCCGTGGGCGGCCGGCGACCCGAGGTGGTGCTCGTGGGCGGCGGGGTCACGGCCGCCCACCGTGCCGAGTGGGTGCGAGCGACCGACGCCTGGCGGCTGACCTCGGCCGAGGGGGACCTGGCGCTCGGGGTGCGCGCGCTCGCCGACCGGCTCGCCGGCCGGTCCCTGGGCCTGGTCCTGGGTGCGGGGGGCGCACGAGCCTTCTCGCACATCGGGGTCATCCGCGAGCTCGAGGAGGCGGGGCTGCACGTCGACCGCGTGGCCGGGTCGAGTCTCGGAGCCATCGTGGCCGCCGTCTACGCGTCCGGTGCGGACGGGCGCACGCTGGAGGACCTGTGCTTCGAGGAGTTCGTCCGCCGGCGGCCGTTCGGTGACTGGCGCGCTCCCATCGCCTCCGTCTCCAAGGGTTCCCGGGTCCGCCAGGCCGTCGAGCGCGTTCTCGGGGCGGACGAGGTCCTGGAGGGCCTGCCGCGGCAGCTGCGCATGGTCAGCGTCGACCTCACCAGCCGGCGGCGCCAGGTCCATGACCGGGGGAACATCGTCGACGCCACCCTGGCCTCCTGCCGCCTCCCCGTGCTCTGGGCTCCCATCCCGACCGACGACGGTCGCCTGCTCGTCGACGGGAGCGTCCTGGACGCGCTGCCGACCGACCTCCTGGTGCAGCGCGACGAGGGGCCGGTGGTCGCGGTGGCGATCGGGACCGGCGGCACCCGCTCACGTCCGGGGCGGCCCCCCGTTCCGGCCCTGGGGGACACCCTCATGCGCACGATGATGATCGGCAGTGGTGGGGCGGTGGAGGCCGCGCGGCAGCAGGGGGCGTGGGTCCTCGGGCCGTCGTCCATGGGCGTCGGGCTCCTCGAGTTCCACCAGCTCGACCGGATGGTCGAGGCCGGCCGCGCCGCCGCCCGGCTCCTGCTCGAGCGGACCGGGGGCGACCTCTCGGCTCCGCTTGACCCCTCCTCGGACGGAGAGCTCCCGGCGGCCTGA
- a CDS encoding MBL fold metallo-hydrolase, giving the protein MELTFLGVRGSTCAPGPRFVRYGGHTACVAVTARGGDRPVLLLDAGTGIRSASAMLRGEAFRGTVLVSHLHWDHVQGLPFFAAGDREDARVTVQVPAQGGASGRDLLAQLMSPPGFPIEPEGLIGDWSFEAVEAGKSVVEGLGVTSVDVEHKGGRTFGYVLEEDGRRVAYVPDHAPAVGVSDELLAALQGVDVLVHDAQFLEWERPRARDYGHATVDDAVHLGERVGARRLVLFHHGPHREDDALDTMAQVVPTDLEVVTAREGMVLKV; this is encoded by the coding sequence GTGGAGCTGACGTTCCTGGGGGTACGCGGCTCGACCTGCGCTCCCGGCCCGCGGTTCGTGCGGTACGGAGGGCACACGGCCTGCGTGGCCGTCACGGCCCGCGGCGGCGACCGCCCGGTCCTGCTCCTCGATGCCGGCACCGGGATCCGCTCCGCGTCCGCGATGCTGCGCGGCGAGGCCTTCCGCGGCACCGTCCTGGTGAGCCACCTGCACTGGGACCACGTCCAGGGGCTGCCGTTCTTCGCCGCCGGTGACCGCGAGGATGCCCGGGTCACGGTGCAGGTGCCCGCCCAAGGGGGCGCCAGCGGCCGCGACCTCCTCGCGCAGCTGATGTCGCCGCCGGGCTTCCCCATCGAGCCCGAGGGGTTGATCGGGGACTGGAGCTTCGAGGCGGTCGAGGCCGGGAAGAGCGTGGTCGAGGGTCTCGGCGTCACCTCGGTCGACGTCGAGCACAAGGGTGGGCGGACCTTCGGCTACGTGCTGGAGGAGGACGGCCGCCGCGTGGCGTACGTGCCCGACCACGCCCCTGCCGTCGGGGTGTCCGACGAGCTCCTCGCGGCGCTGCAGGGGGTGGACGTCCTGGTGCACGACGCGCAGTTCCTCGAGTGGGAGCGGCCGCGGGCCCGCGACTACGGACACGCCACCGTCGACGACGCCGTGCACCTCGGGGAGCGGGTCGGTGCTCGTCGACTCGTGCTCTTCCACCACGGACCGCACCGTGAGGACGACGCCCTCGACACCATGGCCCAGGTCGTCCCCACCGACCTCGAGGTCGTCACCGCCCGCGAGGGCATGGTGTTGAAGGTCTGA
- a CDS encoding adenylate/guanylate cyclase domain-containing protein: MTDLRRHVPPLVLRWDDEAPGASWREIDGTLVFADVSGFTALTERLTRRGRVGAEEIVETLNRVFGPMLRLSAARGGEMLKFGGDALLFLFRGPGHADHACDAAVEMRRTLRDAAALPTSVGRLSLSMSVGVHSGPVHLFLVGSPTRELFVLGPAASATAAAEQAAEAGEVVVTPATAARLAPGSTRVRADGALVLRRRVAHTVPAVSAGTPPVPAARLGGLFPRSLGEYLDPGPPEPEHRLATIAFVRLSGTDRVFDDEGPAHLAGLLDTTVTAVEAALAVEGVTLLATDLDADGGKFFLGSGVPVAGEDDEGRMLRALRRIATSDLPLPVQLGVNRGHVFAAEVGIPERAAYSAMGDTTNTAARITSKAPAGGVFAHPGVLEHSRSLFATASVGPYAMKGKAVPMHLLAVGEETGSQDLRRSARLPFLGRDTELAEAVRMLTEAAAGAGGVLTVEGATGSGKTRLVREATALAPPAERLLLHAEPYGVSSSYRVLRDPLRTLLGVTRDTPERMGAAVLDTLGRVAPELLPMAPLLADVVQVDVPPTVEASRIDPAYQPDRVADVVVTLLDRLVPGPLTVQVEDAHWADGASVALLGRVAGAAATRPWAVVVVRRDAPGGFAPEGGTVLTLGPLPPATVEQLVIAATREHPLRPHEVSLLARRAAGNPLFVEEVTETIRGGGALDTLPESVQAAMAAQIDRLTPPLRQVLRHASVLGRSFRREIIAATLAADGTAFDGTVFDALHAFLEPDGPDRLRFRNSLVRDTAYEGLSFRVRSRVHQTAGEVLERMSSDLDADSPTLALHFDRAGDHARTWRYAQVAGAVARRSFANADAADHLVRALSVSPRLPDVTDRARADLWTGVGELRELAGMFEESLDAYRRGARLVRDDLRAHAALLARQAIVLLRTGRPTAALRVVGRARSVLRGAGEAGAATLVRLDNLTARVRIEQERPGEALRWAERAAERAREVGDRETLVRALILLDSIEISMGVPGLGARHLEALGICVEEEWRPLEETVRGNLGTIAYYAGRWTEAAEWYASARRVALEVGKDFGAAETGVNLAELLINQGRLDEAEVILDDALRVLRASGALSFLAQGEIQLARLHLTRADHDAADALAADVAATLLSLGKPTTALEASLVQADAMIREGHPVQALEVIDAAEHAARAEAAASVPRTCHQRSRALLALGRFAEAGELAETGLVAAREQDLPYDEALLLRVLSRVRRHEGDLDGSDQAWARAESRLASLGARASAPGDAAQAPG, from the coding sequence GTGACCGACCTGCGCCGCCACGTACCGCCGCTCGTCCTGCGCTGGGACGACGAAGCGCCCGGTGCCTCCTGGCGGGAGATCGACGGCACCCTGGTGTTCGCGGACGTCTCGGGGTTCACGGCACTCACCGAACGGCTCACCCGCCGAGGTCGCGTCGGCGCCGAGGAGATCGTCGAGACGCTCAACCGTGTCTTCGGGCCGATGCTGCGCCTCAGTGCGGCCCGTGGCGGCGAGATGCTGAAGTTCGGCGGGGACGCCCTGCTCTTCCTCTTCCGCGGTCCAGGTCACGCCGACCACGCGTGTGACGCGGCGGTGGAGATGCGTCGGACGCTGCGCGACGCCGCCGCGCTGCCGACGTCGGTGGGCCGCCTCAGCCTCTCGATGTCGGTGGGGGTCCACTCGGGACCGGTCCACCTCTTCCTCGTGGGGTCTCCCACCCGCGAGCTGTTCGTGCTGGGGCCGGCCGCCTCCGCCACCGCGGCGGCCGAGCAGGCAGCCGAGGCCGGAGAGGTCGTGGTCACGCCCGCCACGGCCGCGCGGCTCGCCCCCGGGTCGACCCGCGTCCGGGCCGACGGGGCACTCGTCCTGCGGCGACGGGTGGCGCACACGGTGCCGGCCGTCTCCGCCGGAACGCCGCCGGTCCCGGCGGCCCGCCTCGGGGGCCTCTTCCCCCGGAGCCTCGGGGAGTACCTCGACCCGGGTCCGCCCGAGCCGGAGCACCGGCTCGCGACGATCGCGTTCGTGCGCCTCTCCGGCACCGACCGGGTGTTCGACGACGAGGGGCCGGCTCACCTCGCCGGGCTGCTCGACACCACGGTGACGGCCGTCGAGGCCGCCCTCGCCGTCGAAGGGGTGACCCTGCTGGCCACCGACCTCGACGCCGACGGCGGCAAGTTCTTCCTCGGCTCCGGGGTCCCGGTCGCCGGGGAGGACGACGAGGGTCGGATGCTCCGAGCGCTGCGGCGGATCGCGACCTCCGACCTGCCCCTGCCGGTCCAGCTGGGGGTCAACCGCGGCCACGTGTTCGCCGCGGAGGTCGGCATCCCGGAGCGGGCGGCCTACTCCGCCATGGGCGACACGACGAACACCGCCGCGCGGATCACGTCCAAGGCCCCGGCCGGCGGTGTCTTCGCCCACCCGGGCGTGCTCGAGCACTCCCGCAGCCTGTTCGCCACCGCGTCGGTCGGTCCGTACGCGATGAAGGGCAAGGCCGTCCCGATGCACCTCCTCGCGGTGGGTGAGGAGACCGGCAGCCAGGACCTGCGGCGCAGTGCGCGGCTGCCCTTCCTGGGTCGGGACACCGAGCTGGCCGAGGCGGTGCGGATGCTCACGGAGGCGGCCGCCGGAGCCGGTGGCGTCCTCACCGTCGAAGGCGCGACCGGCTCCGGGAAGACCCGGCTGGTCCGCGAGGCGACGGCGCTGGCGCCACCGGCCGAGCGGCTGCTCCTGCACGCGGAGCCGTACGGCGTCTCGAGCTCCTACCGGGTGCTGCGCGACCCGTTGCGGACCCTGCTGGGCGTCACGCGCGACACCCCGGAGCGGATGGGGGCCGCGGTCCTCGACACCCTGGGGCGGGTGGCCCCCGAGCTGCTGCCGATGGCGCCGCTGCTGGCCGACGTCGTCCAGGTCGACGTCCCGCCGACGGTCGAGGCGAGCCGCATCGACCCGGCCTACCAACCCGACCGGGTGGCCGACGTCGTCGTCACCCTGCTGGACCGGCTGGTCCCGGGACCCCTGACCGTGCAGGTCGAGGACGCGCACTGGGCCGACGGCGCGTCGGTGGCCCTCCTGGGGCGCGTGGCCGGCGCCGCGGCCACCCGGCCGTGGGCCGTGGTCGTCGTCCGCCGGGACGCCCCGGGGGGGTTCGCGCCGGAGGGTGGGACGGTGCTGACGCTGGGCCCGCTACCGCCCGCGACGGTGGAGCAGCTGGTCATCGCCGCCACCCGGGAGCATCCGCTCCGGCCGCACGAGGTGTCCCTGCTGGCCCGGCGAGCCGCGGGAAACCCGCTCTTCGTCGAGGAGGTCACCGAGACGATCCGGGGCGGTGGCGCCCTCGACACCCTGCCGGAGTCGGTGCAGGCGGCCATGGCCGCCCAGATCGACCGGCTCACCCCTCCCCTGCGCCAGGTCCTGCGGCACGCCTCGGTGCTCGGGCGCAGCTTCCGGCGCGAGATCATCGCGGCCACCCTGGCGGCCGACGGGACCGCCTTCGACGGCACGGTGTTCGACGCCCTGCACGCCTTCCTCGAACCCGACGGCCCGGACCGCCTCCGGTTCCGCAACAGTCTCGTGCGCGACACCGCGTACGAGGGGCTGTCGTTCCGGGTCCGCTCCCGCGTCCATCAGACCGCCGGCGAGGTCCTGGAACGGATGAGCAGCGACCTCGACGCGGACTCGCCCACCCTGGCCCTGCACTTCGACCGCGCCGGGGACCATGCCCGTACCTGGCGCTACGCCCAGGTGGCCGGGGCGGTGGCGCGGCGCTCGTTCGCCAACGCGGACGCGGCCGACCACCTGGTCCGTGCCCTCAGCGTGTCCCCGAGGCTGCCCGACGTCACCGACCGCGCCCGCGCCGACCTCTGGACCGGGGTCGGCGAGCTGCGTGAGCTGGCCGGGATGTTCGAGGAGTCCCTCGACGCCTACCGGCGGGGTGCCCGCCTCGTCCGGGATGACCTGCGGGCGCACGCCGCGCTGCTCGCCCGGCAGGCCATCGTGCTCCTGCGCACGGGCCGTCCTACCGCGGCGCTGCGCGTCGTGGGGCGGGCGCGGTCGGTCCTGCGCGGGGCGGGCGAGGCCGGGGCTGCGACGCTGGTGCGCCTGGACAACCTCACCGCGCGGGTGCGGATCGAGCAGGAGCGCCCGGGCGAGGCCCTGCGCTGGGCCGAACGCGCCGCCGAGCGCGCCCGCGAGGTGGGTGACCGCGAGACGCTCGTGCGGGCCCTGATCCTGCTCGACAGCATCGAGATCTCGATGGGCGTCCCGGGCCTCGGCGCCCGCCATCTCGAGGCGCTCGGGATCTGCGTCGAGGAGGAGTGGCGCCCGCTCGAGGAGACCGTCCGCGGCAACCTGGGCACCATCGCGTACTACGCGGGCCGGTGGACCGAGGCCGCCGAGTGGTACGCCAGCGCGCGCCGCGTGGCGCTCGAGGTCGGCAAGGACTTCGGTGCCGCCGAGACCGGCGTCAACCTCGCCGAGCTGCTCATCAACCAGGGACGGCTCGACGAGGCGGAGGTGATCCTCGACGACGCCCTGCGGGTGCTGCGGGCATCGGGGGCCCTGTCGTTCCTGGCCCAGGGCGAGATCCAGCTCGCGCGCCTGCACCTCACCCGGGCCGACCACGACGCGGCCGATGCACTGGCGGCCGACGTCGCCGCGACGCTGCTGTCCCTCGGCAAGCCCACGACCGCGCTCGAGGCGTCGCTGGTCCAGGCCGACGCGATGATCCGCGAGGGCCACCCGGTCCAGGCTCTCGAGGTCATCGACGCCGCCGAGCACGCGGCCCGTGCCGAGGCCGCGGCCTCCGTCCCCCGCACCTGCCACCAACGCTCGCGGGCGCTGCTGGCACTGGGGCGGTTCGCCGAGGCCGGTGAGCTGGCGGAGACCGGCCTGGTGGCCGCGCGCGAGCAGGACCTGCCCTACGACGAGGCGCTGCTCCTGCGGGTCCTCAGCCGGGTGCGTCGGCACGAGGGCGACCTCGACGGGTCGGACCAGGCCTGGGCCCGGGCCGAGTCCCGGCTCGCCTCGCTGGGCGCGCGGGCCTCGGCGCCGGGCGACGCAGCGCAGGCTCCCGGCTGA
- a CDS encoding MaoC family dehydratase yields MSVVVETLAGMPSTAPQLARAALTARGRRGSTVPERTLRVEDVRVDRTRLAAYQRLTGYDVGDALPQPYPWVLAFPLQTALMTRPDFPVALPGLVHLENRVTTHRRLDAAEGLTLDVSAGDLRPHRRGRTLGVRIEARVADELVWECDSVYLARGRGTEDAPRGDTPPKLPGGPVVGVWRLPPSLGREYAAVSGDVNPIHLHPLAARAMGFPRHLAHGMWTYARTLAALGRCSLGPSSSRVWFTKPVFLPATVELVRTTGDDGVVLAGLRAHEDPSTTHVVVRVEPHPER; encoded by the coding sequence GTGAGCGTGGTCGTCGAGACGCTGGCCGGGATGCCGTCCACCGCACCGCAGCTGGCCCGCGCGGCGCTCACCGCGCGGGGCCGGCGGGGGAGCACCGTCCCCGAGCGCACCCTGCGGGTCGAGGACGTGCGGGTCGACCGCACCCGTCTGGCGGCGTACCAGCGGCTGACCGGGTACGACGTGGGCGACGCTCTGCCACAGCCGTACCCGTGGGTGCTGGCCTTCCCCCTGCAGACGGCGCTGATGACGCGGCCCGACTTCCCGGTGGCGCTGCCGGGGCTGGTGCATCTTGAGAACCGGGTGACCACCCATCGGCGTCTCGACGCCGCCGAGGGGCTGACGCTCGACGTCAGCGCCGGCGACCTGCGGCCGCACCGCCGCGGTCGGACCCTCGGCGTCCGGATCGAGGCCCGCGTGGCCGACGAGCTCGTGTGGGAGTGCGACAGCGTCTACCTCGCCCGGGGCCGCGGCACCGAGGACGCGCCCCGCGGCGACACGCCTCCGAAGCTGCCGGGCGGCCCGGTCGTCGGGGTCTGGCGCCTCCCCCCGAGCCTCGGCCGCGAGTACGCCGCCGTCTCCGGCGACGTCAACCCCATCCACCTGCACCCGCTGGCGGCCCGCGCGATGGGGTTCCCGCGGCACCTCGCGCACGGGATGTGGACCTACGCGCGCACCCTGGCGGCGCTGGGCCGCTGTTCGCTCGGCCCCTCGAGCAGCCGGGTGTGGTTCACCAAGCCGGTGTTCCTGCCCGCCACCGTCGAGCTGGTGCGGACGACCGGCGACGACGGCGTGGTGCTGGCCGGCCTCCGGGCGCACGAGGACCCGTCGACCACCCACGTGGTCGTGCGCGTCGAGCCGCACCCGGAGCGCTGA
- a CDS encoding 3-oxoacyl-ACP reductase, translating into MARPDGYTAFVNGGLGKRLAATLGLPQPVPLRRHSPGAAPADGPVLVGGHADTPAIAGLRAGLTAAGVTLTETVPEGIRLGGVVVDLTAAVTPADLESLRATLAPALKRLGRCARVVVVGRHPADASSVPERAARRALEGITRSVGKELRAGATANLVLVTEGTEAAALGTVLFLLSGRSAYVDGQVFRVGSDRATADGADPERPLAGKVAVVTGAARGIGADIARTLGRDGATVVCVDVPAAGGSLAAVANEVGGTALQVDVTADDAGARIAAHARTRHGGLDVVVHNAGITRDRLLANTDAERWASVLDVNLLSILRMNEALLAADGLRDGGRMVLVSSIAGIAGNRGQSSYAASKAGVIGLVDGYAADEGLVARGITVNAVAPGFIETEMTARIPLATREIGRRLNSLAQGGLPVDVAETIAFFAADAQAAVSGTVVRVCGQSLLGA; encoded by the coding sequence ATGGCGCGCCCCGACGGCTACACCGCCTTCGTCAACGGCGGCCTCGGCAAGCGGCTGGCCGCCACCCTCGGCCTGCCGCAGCCGGTCCCGCTGCGCCGCCACAGCCCGGGCGCCGCCCCGGCCGACGGCCCCGTGCTCGTGGGCGGGCACGCCGACACCCCCGCGATCGCGGGCCTGCGCGCCGGGCTCACCGCGGCCGGGGTCACGCTCACCGAGACCGTGCCGGAGGGCATCCGGCTCGGCGGGGTGGTCGTCGACCTCACCGCCGCGGTCACCCCCGCGGACCTCGAGTCGCTGCGCGCGACCCTCGCCCCGGCCCTGAAGCGGCTCGGCCGGTGCGCCCGGGTCGTTGTGGTCGGGCGCCATCCCGCCGACGCGTCGAGCGTGCCCGAGCGGGCCGCGCGGCGCGCGCTCGAGGGCATCACGCGCTCGGTCGGCAAGGAGCTGCGCGCCGGCGCCACCGCCAACCTCGTCCTGGTCACCGAGGGCACGGAGGCCGCGGCGCTGGGCACCGTGCTGTTCCTGCTCTCGGGCCGCTCGGCCTACGTCGACGGCCAGGTGTTCCGCGTCGGCTCCGACCGAGCGACCGCCGACGGGGCCGACCCCGAGCGTCCGCTGGCCGGCAAGGTCGCGGTCGTCACCGGTGCGGCCCGCGGCATCGGGGCCGACATCGCCCGCACCCTCGGCCGCGACGGCGCGACCGTGGTCTGTGTCGACGTACCGGCCGCCGGTGGCTCGCTGGCCGCGGTCGCCAACGAGGTCGGCGGCACCGCCCTCCAGGTCGACGTCACGGCCGACGACGCCGGCGCCCGCATCGCCGCGCACGCCCGTACCCGGCACGGCGGCCTCGACGTCGTCGTGCACAACGCGGGCATCACCCGCGACAGGCTGCTGGCCAACACCGACGCCGAGCGCTGGGCCTCGGTCCTCGACGTCAACCTGCTCTCGATCCTGCGGATGAACGAGGCGCTGCTGGCGGCCGACGGTCTGCGCGACGGCGGCCGGATGGTGCTGGTGTCCTCCATCGCGGGCATCGCCGGCAACCGCGGCCAGAGCAGCTACGCGGCGTCCAAGGCCGGCGTCATCGGCCTGGTCGACGGGTACGCCGCCGACGAGGGCCTGGTCGCGCGGGGCATCACCGTCAACGCCGTGGCCCCCGGGTTCATCGAGACGGAGATGACCGCCAGGATCCCGCTGGCCACCCGTGAGATCGGGCGCCGGCTCAACAGCCTGGCCCAGGGCGGCCTGCCGGTCGACGTCGCCGAGACCATCGCGTTCTTCGCGGCCGACGCGCAGGCGGCGGTCTCCGGCACCGTGGTGCGGGTCTGCGGGCAGAGCCTGCTGGGGGCGTGA